In Anopheles gambiae chromosome 2, idAnoGambNW_F1_1, whole genome shotgun sequence, a single window of DNA contains:
- the LOC1281709 gene encoding serine-rich adhesin for platelets isoform X3, whose protein sequence is MDLGGTTKTATAATPESTVVVEKSCPVAEVAEKPAAASGKNGSLPDSSADSVKDSACAADSSPGKTNEAPKELLKPPTPPKKVSDDADAVAKAGETNSIADATKSPAKQPAVPKSTDSGGPVKTAVVPPPCADQMDDNEDDELLKRMEAIEKGVDLDAVKEAAHQNGMPEKRMEVSQPQRDAGKVNDSAKPAAASSSEVSSAAQPSALKMDAADSAVAADPVSKVAETVSPNTKRKLAPGEEAVGNEPQMKKVHVVADATDGPESSVAKPSAERQDAPAKQPSEMSTEPPGPSEPNEKPPSVEQMEVDEASYSPKDVELLPDTEPNTESDPMDEKSEEISSSVAEEPVRQEGDSTANKNKAEHSNVSSSDDKGAGGATTTTTTTSETPKPAESSEVSASVLPTPSGDEAMEVDEDENDIAESSTSADPSATDAVPVVEPPCVKKVAYLCGEDEEPKESGVDGKDCVVSTEKPTAATSAATSSTLAASTSGAAAPMEVVDSVAKASSSSVADAKPVTDVEEDVVDSSNVATTASEEEEKVVVKRTETPTAASVKLPEDSVVGSSQPSSSSDTKKPASTEKRLDEQLLREAVHRSGLMAAKATSTPNHSTAAAVVTPSSSNPATPTPKTLNPVTTSAVSSSNVYSSTPIHPSFGKVSSGNVSKITNPPSSVETSRIEADDTTTTTTTTSSSSPSAAATSRNEQSASLAETETTEDKKAGDLTSSTKSLPSTTETATTGTSDSSAKSTKKELRHEDSGSSSKASQKTVSDVSEVDSCTAASGMNSTEEISLYVSNAGKVNGISSTSEGSDVDGKTDMTKSSLVSIKREDDSKASVSALQLDLSRAISPTTSVQQQYEVSVWYEGKELQFMSVERIHGGERAADPSVTAETVAHDASNIDSSSKQSSTTTTNGSVSSIGPFTLPGAQAAAAAATNVGQSSDSSSSSSVATVTGGAAKSSHSLTVPQMKQTVMGPKALCDLMIDEFKKLRRTFAPDEDVSDNEESAHGLLKTPKTPAVGGRGRKESAKKSASRGQKRSKAADSDDDEDDDDVRTPRASGSKQPAKRAKGTGGLAASSNESPVASSSSTTPKSKSVHQEPKQFDICCLARWTDRKYYAGRVTNYREDNKYVVVFEDGCSKTLSRDIIVFGEDGVLPIKHHSIHALTGGDTYEPAIVEEIKRNDANEVVYGVRTASSTLEVTATDIYLTDEQAKWIHNACKDKPDPIQMLRAQAAGTGGSAAGEDATGGNAGNAPEGNAAASELTAESGDKGARSTRSKRGANDKSMTPATPEAGYSGGVGKKGRRGRRLS, encoded by the exons ATGGATCTCGGCGGTACGACGAAGACGGCGACGGCGGCCACTCCGGAGTCCACGGTTGTAGTGGAAAAGTCCTGCCCCGTAGCGGAAGTCGCTGAAAAGCCTGCAGCAGCATCTGGCAAAAATG GTTCGCTTCCAGACTCGAGCGCAGATTCAGTGAAAGATTCAGCTTGTGCTGCTGACTCCTCGCCCGGAAAGACAAACGAAGCGCCCAAGGAGCTGCTGAAACCACCAACGCCGCCCAAGAAAGTGTCAGACGATGCTGATGCCGTCGCAAAGGCGGGAGAAACGAACAGCATAGCGGACGCCACAAAAAGTCCCGCAAAACAGCCCGCCGTGCCAAAGTCGACGGATAGTGGTGGACCTGTCAAAACTGCCGTTGTCCCGCCACCATGTGCCGACCAGATGGACGATAACGAAGATGATGAACTGCTGAAGCGCATGGAGGCGATTGAGAAGGGAGTGGATTTGGACGCGGTAAAGGAAGCGGCACACCAGAATGGTATGCCAGAGAAACGGATGGAAGTGTCCCAACCGCAACGGGATGCCGGGAAGGTGAACGATAGTGCCAAACCGGCCGCCGCATCGTCCTCTGAGGTATCTTCTGCTGCCCAGCCGAGCGCACTAAAGATGGATGCAGCTGACAGCGCTGTTGCGGCCGATCCCGTTTCAAAAGTGGCGGAAACGGTCAGTCCGAATACTAAACGGAAGCTTGCGCCGGGTGAAGAGGCCGTCGGCAATGAGCCGCAAATGAAAAAAGTGCACGTTGTGGCCGATGCGACCGATGGACCAGAGTCGAGTGTTGCCAAGCCAAGCGCGGAAAGACAAGACGCTCCCGCCAAGCAGCCGAGCGAAATGTCCACCGAACCGCCAGGACCGTCGGAACCGAACGAGAAGCCTCCGTCGGTCGAACAGATGGAGGTAGATGAAGCTTCCTACTCCCCGAAAGATGTGGAACTGTTGCCCGACACCGAACCGAACACCGAGTCCGACCCGATGGACGAAAAGTCGGAAGAAATCAGCTCGTCGGTAGCGGAAGAGCCTGTGCGCCAGGAGGGCGATTCCaccgcaaacaaaaacaaagcagaacACTCGAACGTGTCCAGCTCGGACGATAAGGGCGCGGGTGGtgcgacgaccacgacgacgacgactagcGAAACTCCAAAACCGGCGGAGAGCAGCGAAGTTTCCGCCTCCGTTCTGCCAACACCTTCGGGCGATGAAGCCATGGAGGTCGATGAGGATGAAAACGATATAGCGGAGAGCAGCACGTCCGCCGATCCGTCTGCTACGGACGCAGTGCCGGTAGTGGAGCCACCGTGTGTCAAAAAGGTCGCGTACCTGTGTGGCGAAGACGAGGAACCGAAGGAGTCCGGTGTCGATGGGAAGGATTGTGTGGTTTCGACCGAGAAGCCAACAGCTGCCACCTCGGCCGCAACATCCTCGACGCTAGCCGCTTCTACTTCTGGAGCAGCGGCACCGATGGAGGTGGTGGATTCGGTAGCGAAAGCATCATCCAGCAGTGTTGCAGACGCTAAACCAGTCACCGACGTCGAGGAGGATGTAGTAGACAGTAGCAACGTTGCCACCACGGcctcggaggaggaggaaaaggtAGTGGTGAAGCGCACAGAAACGCCCACTGCTGCGTCTGTGAAGCTGCCGGAAGACAGTGTGGTCGGTAGCTCGCAACCCTCGTCCAGCAGCGATACGAAGAAACCGGCTTCAACGGAAAAGCGTTTGGATGAGCAGCTGCTGCGTGAAGCGGTTCACCGAAGCGGCTTGATGGCGGCAAAGGCTACTAGCACACCGAACCACAGCACGGCGGCAGCTGTCGTCACACCGTCGTCCTCCAATCCAGCGACCCCGACACCGAAAACGCTGAACCCGGTAACGACATCCGCCGTCAGCTCGTCGAACGTCTACAGCTCCACGCCGATTCATCCTTCGTTCGGGAAGGTAAGCTCGGGCAATGTGAGCAAAATCACGAACCCACCATCGTCGGTCGAAACCAGCAGAATAGAGGCGGACGATACTacgaccacgaccaccaccacctcctcgtcctccccatccgccgccgccaccagcCGCAACGAGCAGTCGGCATCGCTGGCGGAGACAGAAACGACGGAAGACAAGAAAGCGGGCGATTTGACGTCCTCGACGAAAAGTTTGCCTTCCACCACAGAAACAGCAACGACGGGAACATCGGATTCATCGGCGAAGAGCACCAAGAAGGAGCTGCGGCACGAAGACTCCGGCAGCAGTTCCAAGGCTAGCCAGAAAACGGTTAGCGATGTATCGGAAGTGGACTCATGCACAG CAGCCTCGGGTATGAACAGTACGGAAGAAATCAGCCTGTACGTGAGCAATGCCGGCAAGGTGAATGGCATCTCGTCGACCTCAGAAGGCTCGGATGTGGATGGTAAGACCGACATGACCAAATCATCGCTCGTGTCCATCAAGCGGGAGGACGACAGTAAAGCAAGCGTCAGTGCACTGCAGTTGGATCTGTCCCGTGCCATATCGCCCACGACCTCTGTCCAGCAGCAGTACGAAGTGAGCGTATGGTACGAGGGAAAGGAGCTGCAGTTCATGTCCGTGGAACGAATCCACGGCGGCGAGCGGGCAGCCGATCCGTCAGTAACCGCCGAGACGGTGGCGCACGATGCGTCCAATATCGATTCCTCTTCAAAGCAATCCTCGACTACTACCACCAACGGTAGTGTCAGCAGTATAGGGCCGTTCACGCTGCCGGGAGCGcaggcggcggctgctgcggcGACCAACGTTGGCCAATCGTCCGACAGttcctcgtcgtcgtctgtTGCCACCGTAACCGGCGGTGCGGCAAAGTCGTCCCACTCCCTCACGGTGCCGCAGATGAAGCAAACCGTAATGGGGCCGAAGGCGCTCTGCGATTTGATGATTGACGAGTTCAAGAAGCTGCGGCGAACGTTTGCGCCGGACGAGGATGTCAGTGATAATGAGGAAAGTGCACACGGTCTGCTGAAGACTCCGAAAACGCCCGCCGTCGGGGGACGAGGCCGCAAAGAAAGTGCAAAGAAGAGTGCTTCCCGTGGTCAGAAGCGTTCGAAGGCGGCCGACAGCgacgacgatgaggatgaCGATGATGTGCGCACTCCCCGTGCGTCCGGTTCGAAGCAACCGGCAAAGCGCGCGAAGGGCACCGGTGGGCTGGCCGCTTCCTCGAACGAATCTCCCGtcgccagctcgtccagcaCGACGCCCAAGTCCAAATCGGTGCACCAGGAGCCGAAGCAGTTCGACATCTGCTGCTTGGCCCGGTGGACCGATCGCAAGTACTACGCCGGCCGGGTGACAAACTACCGCGAGGACAATAAGTACGTGGTGGTGTTCGAAGATGGCTGCTCCAAGACGCTGTCCCGGGACATTATCGTGTTCGGGGAGGACGGTGTGCTGCCGATAAAGCACCACTCCATACACGCGCTGACCGGCGGTGACACGTACGAGCCCGCCATCGTGGAGGAGATCAAGCGCAACGATGCCAATGAGGTCGTGTACGGTGTGCGAACGGCATCCAGCACGCTGGAGGTGACGGCCACCGACATCTACCTGACCGACGAGCAGGCCAAGTGGATCCACAACGCCTGCAAGGACAAACCGGACCCGATTCAGATGCTACGTGCGCAAGCCGCCGGTACGGGCGGCAGTGCCGCAGGCGAGGACGCAACCGGTGGCAACGCAGGGAACGCACCGGAAGGAAACGCAGCCGCGTCCGAGCTGACGGCAGAGTCGGGCGACAAAGGTGCACGTTCGACGCGCAGCAAGCGGGGAGCGAACGATAAGTCGATGACACCTGCCACACCGGAAGCGGGCTACTCGGGCGGTGTTGGTAAAAAGGGACGCCGAGGACGAAG GCTTTCATAA
- the LOC1281709 gene encoding serine-rich adhesin for platelets isoform X4: MDLGGTTKTATAATPESTVVVEKSCPVAEVAEKPAAASGKNGSLPDSSADSVKDSACAADSSPGKTNEAPKELLKPPTPPKKVSDDADAVAKAGETNSIADATKSPAKQPAVPKSTDSGGPVKTAVVPPPCADQMDDNEDDELLKRMEAIEKGVDLDAVKEAAHQNGMPEKRMEVSQPQRDAGKVNDSAKPAAASSSEVSSAAQPSALKMDAADSAVAADPVSKVAETVSPNTKRKLAPGEEAVGNEPQMKKVHVVADATDGPESSVAKPSAERQDAPAKQPSEMSTEPPGPSEPNEKPPSVEQMEVDEASYSPKDVELLPDTEPNTESDPMDEKSEEISSSVAEEPVRQEGDSTANKNKAEHSNVSSSDDKGAGGATTTTTTTSETPKPAESSEVSASVLPTPSGDEAMEVDEDENDIAESSTSADPSATDAVPVVEPPCVKKVAYLCGEDEEPKESGVDGKDCVVSTEKPTAATSAATSSTLAASTSGAAAPMEVVDSVAKASSSSVADAKPVTDVEEDVVDSSNVATTASEEEEKVVVKRTETPTAASVKLPEDSVVGSSQPSSSSDTKKPASTEKRLDEQLLREAVHRSGLMAAKATSTPNHSTAAAVVTPSSSNPATPTPKTLNPVTTSAVSSSNVYSSTPIHPSFGKVSSGNVSKITNPPSSVETSRIEADDTTTTTTTTSSSSPSAAATSRNEQSASLAETETTEDKKAGDLTSSTKSLPSTTETATTGTSDSSAKSTKKELRHEDSGSSSKASQKTVSDVSEVDSCTASGMNSTEEISLYVSNAGKVNGISSTSEGSDVDGKTDMTKSSLVSIKREDDSKASVSALQLDLSRAISPTTSVQQQYEVSVWYEGKELQFMSVERIHGGERAADPSVTAETVAHDASNIDSSSKQSSTTTTNGSVSSIGPFTLPGAQAAAAAATNVGQSSDSSSSSSVATVTGGAAKSSHSLTVPQMKQTVMGPKALCDLMIDEFKKLRRTFAPDEDVSDNEESAHGLLKTPKTPAVGGRGRKESAKKSASRGQKRSKAADSDDDEDDDDVRTPRASGSKQPAKRAKGTGGLAASSNESPVASSSSTTPKSKSVHQEPKQFDICCLARWTDRKYYAGRVTNYREDNKYVVVFEDGCSKTLSRDIIVFGEDGVLPIKHHSIHALTGGDTYEPAIVEEIKRNDANEVVYGVRTASSTLEVTATDIYLTDEQAKWIHNACKDKPDPIQMLRAQAAGTGGSAAGEDATGGNAGNAPEGNAAASELTAESGDKGARSTRSKRGANDKSMTPATPEAGYSGGVGKKGRRGRRLS, from the exons ATGGATCTCGGCGGTACGACGAAGACGGCGACGGCGGCCACTCCGGAGTCCACGGTTGTAGTGGAAAAGTCCTGCCCCGTAGCGGAAGTCGCTGAAAAGCCTGCAGCAGCATCTGGCAAAAATG GTTCGCTTCCAGACTCGAGCGCAGATTCAGTGAAAGATTCAGCTTGTGCTGCTGACTCCTCGCCCGGAAAGACAAACGAAGCGCCCAAGGAGCTGCTGAAACCACCAACGCCGCCCAAGAAAGTGTCAGACGATGCTGATGCCGTCGCAAAGGCGGGAGAAACGAACAGCATAGCGGACGCCACAAAAAGTCCCGCAAAACAGCCCGCCGTGCCAAAGTCGACGGATAGTGGTGGACCTGTCAAAACTGCCGTTGTCCCGCCACCATGTGCCGACCAGATGGACGATAACGAAGATGATGAACTGCTGAAGCGCATGGAGGCGATTGAGAAGGGAGTGGATTTGGACGCGGTAAAGGAAGCGGCACACCAGAATGGTATGCCAGAGAAACGGATGGAAGTGTCCCAACCGCAACGGGATGCCGGGAAGGTGAACGATAGTGCCAAACCGGCCGCCGCATCGTCCTCTGAGGTATCTTCTGCTGCCCAGCCGAGCGCACTAAAGATGGATGCAGCTGACAGCGCTGTTGCGGCCGATCCCGTTTCAAAAGTGGCGGAAACGGTCAGTCCGAATACTAAACGGAAGCTTGCGCCGGGTGAAGAGGCCGTCGGCAATGAGCCGCAAATGAAAAAAGTGCACGTTGTGGCCGATGCGACCGATGGACCAGAGTCGAGTGTTGCCAAGCCAAGCGCGGAAAGACAAGACGCTCCCGCCAAGCAGCCGAGCGAAATGTCCACCGAACCGCCAGGACCGTCGGAACCGAACGAGAAGCCTCCGTCGGTCGAACAGATGGAGGTAGATGAAGCTTCCTACTCCCCGAAAGATGTGGAACTGTTGCCCGACACCGAACCGAACACCGAGTCCGACCCGATGGACGAAAAGTCGGAAGAAATCAGCTCGTCGGTAGCGGAAGAGCCTGTGCGCCAGGAGGGCGATTCCaccgcaaacaaaaacaaagcagaacACTCGAACGTGTCCAGCTCGGACGATAAGGGCGCGGGTGGtgcgacgaccacgacgacgacgactagcGAAACTCCAAAACCGGCGGAGAGCAGCGAAGTTTCCGCCTCCGTTCTGCCAACACCTTCGGGCGATGAAGCCATGGAGGTCGATGAGGATGAAAACGATATAGCGGAGAGCAGCACGTCCGCCGATCCGTCTGCTACGGACGCAGTGCCGGTAGTGGAGCCACCGTGTGTCAAAAAGGTCGCGTACCTGTGTGGCGAAGACGAGGAACCGAAGGAGTCCGGTGTCGATGGGAAGGATTGTGTGGTTTCGACCGAGAAGCCAACAGCTGCCACCTCGGCCGCAACATCCTCGACGCTAGCCGCTTCTACTTCTGGAGCAGCGGCACCGATGGAGGTGGTGGATTCGGTAGCGAAAGCATCATCCAGCAGTGTTGCAGACGCTAAACCAGTCACCGACGTCGAGGAGGATGTAGTAGACAGTAGCAACGTTGCCACCACGGcctcggaggaggaggaaaaggtAGTGGTGAAGCGCACAGAAACGCCCACTGCTGCGTCTGTGAAGCTGCCGGAAGACAGTGTGGTCGGTAGCTCGCAACCCTCGTCCAGCAGCGATACGAAGAAACCGGCTTCAACGGAAAAGCGTTTGGATGAGCAGCTGCTGCGTGAAGCGGTTCACCGAAGCGGCTTGATGGCGGCAAAGGCTACTAGCACACCGAACCACAGCACGGCGGCAGCTGTCGTCACACCGTCGTCCTCCAATCCAGCGACCCCGACACCGAAAACGCTGAACCCGGTAACGACATCCGCCGTCAGCTCGTCGAACGTCTACAGCTCCACGCCGATTCATCCTTCGTTCGGGAAGGTAAGCTCGGGCAATGTGAGCAAAATCACGAACCCACCATCGTCGGTCGAAACCAGCAGAATAGAGGCGGACGATACTacgaccacgaccaccaccacctcctcgtcctccccatccgccgccgccaccagcCGCAACGAGCAGTCGGCATCGCTGGCGGAGACAGAAACGACGGAAGACAAGAAAGCGGGCGATTTGACGTCCTCGACGAAAAGTTTGCCTTCCACCACAGAAACAGCAACGACGGGAACATCGGATTCATCGGCGAAGAGCACCAAGAAGGAGCTGCGGCACGAAGACTCCGGCAGCAGTTCCAAGGCTAGCCAGAAAACGGTTAGCGATGTATCGGAAGTGGACTCATGCACAG CCTCGGGTATGAACAGTACGGAAGAAATCAGCCTGTACGTGAGCAATGCCGGCAAGGTGAATGGCATCTCGTCGACCTCAGAAGGCTCGGATGTGGATGGTAAGACCGACATGACCAAATCATCGCTCGTGTCCATCAAGCGGGAGGACGACAGTAAAGCAAGCGTCAGTGCACTGCAGTTGGATCTGTCCCGTGCCATATCGCCCACGACCTCTGTCCAGCAGCAGTACGAAGTGAGCGTATGGTACGAGGGAAAGGAGCTGCAGTTCATGTCCGTGGAACGAATCCACGGCGGCGAGCGGGCAGCCGATCCGTCAGTAACCGCCGAGACGGTGGCGCACGATGCGTCCAATATCGATTCCTCTTCAAAGCAATCCTCGACTACTACCACCAACGGTAGTGTCAGCAGTATAGGGCCGTTCACGCTGCCGGGAGCGcaggcggcggctgctgcggcGACCAACGTTGGCCAATCGTCCGACAGttcctcgtcgtcgtctgtTGCCACCGTAACCGGCGGTGCGGCAAAGTCGTCCCACTCCCTCACGGTGCCGCAGATGAAGCAAACCGTAATGGGGCCGAAGGCGCTCTGCGATTTGATGATTGACGAGTTCAAGAAGCTGCGGCGAACGTTTGCGCCGGACGAGGATGTCAGTGATAATGAGGAAAGTGCACACGGTCTGCTGAAGACTCCGAAAACGCCCGCCGTCGGGGGACGAGGCCGCAAAGAAAGTGCAAAGAAGAGTGCTTCCCGTGGTCAGAAGCGTTCGAAGGCGGCCGACAGCgacgacgatgaggatgaCGATGATGTGCGCACTCCCCGTGCGTCCGGTTCGAAGCAACCGGCAAAGCGCGCGAAGGGCACCGGTGGGCTGGCCGCTTCCTCGAACGAATCTCCCGtcgccagctcgtccagcaCGACGCCCAAGTCCAAATCGGTGCACCAGGAGCCGAAGCAGTTCGACATCTGCTGCTTGGCCCGGTGGACCGATCGCAAGTACTACGCCGGCCGGGTGACAAACTACCGCGAGGACAATAAGTACGTGGTGGTGTTCGAAGATGGCTGCTCCAAGACGCTGTCCCGGGACATTATCGTGTTCGGGGAGGACGGTGTGCTGCCGATAAAGCACCACTCCATACACGCGCTGACCGGCGGTGACACGTACGAGCCCGCCATCGTGGAGGAGATCAAGCGCAACGATGCCAATGAGGTCGTGTACGGTGTGCGAACGGCATCCAGCACGCTGGAGGTGACGGCCACCGACATCTACCTGACCGACGAGCAGGCCAAGTGGATCCACAACGCCTGCAAGGACAAACCGGACCCGATTCAGATGCTACGTGCGCAAGCCGCCGGTACGGGCGGCAGTGCCGCAGGCGAGGACGCAACCGGTGGCAACGCAGGGAACGCACCGGAAGGAAACGCAGCCGCGTCCGAGCTGACGGCAGAGTCGGGCGACAAAGGTGCACGTTCGACGCGCAGCAAGCGGGGAGCGAACGATAAGTCGATGACACCTGCCACACCGGAAGCGGGCTACTCGGGCGGTGTTGGTAAAAAGGGACGCCGAGGACGAAG GCTTTCATAA